From one Cyprinus carpio isolate SPL01 chromosome B3, ASM1834038v1, whole genome shotgun sequence genomic stretch:
- the LOC122136657 gene encoding uncharacterized protein LOC122136657 — MADSKMAVSQWSPTFVKELLPAAEKTALLYHLSYLCLANFPNLERIIRSRAVETQLLFGSSDATMLKCILTSENLVQSLFPMLAKAVEKNKAVLAVKFLGKARVWIKEIISEVDRIVQKYDLHNKDVASSTSDVIKEKLDTDKKITEQDHQMKQTENTLNDLKSKLQKNTEELAEVERKINCKSQEIQEFARSITQKSKGLGIFAAIVPFIGPIVKSIYDAVHDPEDVARIKALEAELNNLIADKTALRQKQWQLELQVIDWQMKFAKANFDRNSIPDPIHLNEVQSSLSKIQAILIQLKNFWENVAQMLDYLEQKTFVGEDLIEDLAELKEEFLESIKTAEGAWSSFGEGCKKASFIFKLQTKDAYQFLEVSPSSLSKEQWQTEYESVKEKLTKIDPPQSVTPSNTPAISK; from the exons ATGGCTGATAGCAAAA TGGCTGTATCCCAGTGGAGCCCCACATTTGTAAAAGAGCTCCTCCCTGCTGCCGAAAAGACAGCTCTTCTCTACCATCTCTCTTACCTGTGCCTGGCCAACTTCCCCAACCTGGAGAGGATCATCAGGAGTCGGGCTGTGGAAACCCAGCTTCTGTTTGGCTCCTCTGATGCAACTATGTTGAAA TGTATTTTGACAAGTGAAAACCTGGTTCAGTCACTGTTTCCCATGTTGGCGAAAGCTGTGGAGAAAAATAAGGCAGTTTTGGCAGTCAAATTTCTAGGGAAAGCACGAGTCTGGATCAAAGAAATTATCAGTGAAGTGGACAGGATAGTGCAAAA GTATGATTTACACAACAAAGATGTAGCATCATCCACCAGTGATGTTATCAAGGAAAAATTAGATACTGATAAAAAGATTACAGAACAAGACCATCAAATGAAGCAGACTGAAAATACTCTGAATGATCTGAAATCAAAACTCCAAAAAAACACTGAAGAGCTTGCTGAAGTTGAGAGAAAGATAAACTGCAAAAGCCAAGAGATTCAAGAATTTGCCAGATCCATAACCCAAAAAAGTAAAGGCCTTGGCATCTTTGCTGCAATTGTTCCATTTATCGGTCCAATTGTGAAAAGCATTTATGATGCTGTACATGATCCTGAAGATGTTGCCCGTATAAAGGCTCTTGAAGCTGAATTGAATAACCTCATCGCTGATAAGACTGCTCTGAGACAAAAGCAGTGGCAGCTCGAACTCCAAGTCATTGATTGGCAGATGAAGTTTGCCAAAGCCAATTTTGACCGGA ATTCCATACCTGACCCCATCCATCTAAATGAGGTTCAGAGCAGCTTGTCAAAAATTCAGGCAATTCTGATTCAGCTGAAAAACTTCTGGGAGAATGTTGCTCAAATGCTGGACTACCTGGAACAAAAGACCTTTGTTGGAGAAGATCTTATTGAAGACCTTGCCGAACTAAAAGAAGAATTTCTAGAATCAATCAAAACAGCGGAAGGg GCTTGGAGCAGTTTTGGTGAAGGCTGTAAAAAAGCATCTTTCATCTTCAAGCTCCAAACCAAAGATGCCTACCAGTTTCTGGAGGTCAGTCCTTCCTCGCTCTCCAAGGAGCAGTGGCAAACAGAATATGAAAGTGTAAaggaaaaactgacaaaaatagaCCCACCACAAAGTGTGACACCCTCTAATACACCTGCCATTTCTAAGTGA